One genomic segment of Cystobacter fuscus DSM 2262 includes these proteins:
- a CDS encoding peptide-N4-asparagine amidase: MNRLPALLMATGLALGAMSSARAAEPPPEFGTDWDDPRTAAPAVEKPATTSCTVKIVDEKFDDFTPYTSTFTPPADCPGPWNKVVLRMEGKVQGVQYDRLGHLEVGGVTIFKTSTPEPSRDGITWSVEKDVTAYAPLLSRPQPIWMLIGNVVNETYTGVLDVQVYLTFYQAKGRYKPADTASDVLPLANPRREGSALVGEVTVPANTERLVAEVYATGSGGGCEEFWYFTVPTVVPYSCPADSGPYREVRIEVDGKVAGIAMPFPHVYTGGWSNPFLWYVLPAPRAFDIRPIRYDLTPFVGGLTDGQPHQLAVRVLGVPEGRPGWDLPTHVFVWRDARSKRVTGELTEHRLGAQTNDSTHALVDGWNQLDTRGGHRLRVSGFLWTSHGPVVTTVEQSVSNESMHRWLGEQENPDALTATWSDSSTVTVFDRGLIPTVSRSDKRFTLDGRISVSPENRLTTTISLHDEEDARTTRWPLTLEHRALSDLYTGEAAYNYGVPRAQRNAVGTSTQRYRLTGERGACYDRSISTRNGTVTEDVQHCD; encoded by the coding sequence ATGAATCGTCTCCCCGCCCTCCTCATGGCAACGGGCCTCGCGCTCGGAGCGATGAGCTCCGCCCGGGCCGCCGAGCCGCCCCCCGAGTTCGGTACGGATTGGGACGACCCGCGCACCGCCGCCCCCGCGGTGGAGAAGCCAGCGACGACGTCGTGCACGGTGAAGATCGTCGACGAGAAGTTCGACGACTTCACCCCCTACACCAGCACCTTCACTCCGCCCGCGGACTGCCCCGGGCCCTGGAACAAGGTGGTGCTGCGCATGGAAGGCAAGGTCCAGGGCGTCCAGTACGATCGGCTCGGTCACCTGGAGGTGGGTGGGGTCACGATCTTCAAGACGTCCACGCCCGAGCCCTCCCGGGACGGCATCACCTGGTCGGTGGAGAAGGACGTCACCGCCTACGCCCCGCTGCTCTCCCGGCCCCAGCCCATCTGGATGCTGATTGGCAACGTGGTCAACGAGACCTACACCGGCGTGCTGGACGTGCAGGTGTACCTGACCTTCTACCAGGCGAAGGGCCGCTACAAGCCGGCCGACACCGCGAGCGACGTGCTGCCCCTGGCCAACCCGCGCCGTGAGGGCAGCGCGCTGGTGGGAGAGGTGACGGTGCCCGCCAACACCGAGCGGCTCGTCGCCGAGGTGTACGCGACCGGCTCGGGCGGAGGCTGCGAGGAGTTCTGGTACTTCACCGTGCCCACGGTGGTGCCCTACTCCTGCCCCGCCGACTCGGGCCCGTACCGCGAGGTGCGGATCGAGGTGGATGGCAAGGTGGCCGGTATCGCCATGCCCTTCCCGCATGTCTACACGGGCGGCTGGTCCAACCCCTTCCTGTGGTACGTGCTGCCGGCGCCGCGCGCCTTCGACATCCGCCCCATCCGCTATGACCTGACCCCGTTCGTCGGAGGGCTGACCGACGGCCAGCCGCACCAGCTCGCGGTGCGGGTGCTGGGTGTTCCCGAAGGCCGCCCGGGCTGGGACCTGCCGACCCACGTGTTCGTCTGGCGCGACGCGCGGAGCAAGCGCGTCACTGGCGAGCTGACCGAGCATCGGCTCGGTGCGCAGACCAACGACTCGACGCACGCGCTGGTGGACGGCTGGAACCAACTGGACACACGGGGCGGCCACCGCCTGCGCGTCTCCGGTTTCCTGTGGACCTCGCACGGCCCGGTGGTGACGACCGTCGAGCAGTCGGTGTCCAACGAGAGCATGCACCGCTGGCTGGGAGAGCAGGAGAACCCGGATGCACTCACCGCGACCTGGAGCGACTCCAGCACCGTCACGGTCTTCGACCGCGGCCTCATCCCGACCGTGAGCCGGTCCGACAAGCGCTTCACGCTCGATGGGCGCATCAGCGTGTCGCCGGAGAACCGGCTCACCACGACCATCTCCCTGCACGACGAGGAGGACGCGCGCACCACCCGGTGGCCGCTCACGCTGGAGCACCGGGCGCTGAGTGACCTCTATACCGGCGAGGCCGCCTACAACTATGGAGTACCGCGTGCGCAGCGCAACGCGGTGGGCACCTCCACCCAGCGCTACCGGCTGACCGGGGAGCGCGGCGCCTGCTACGACCGCTCCATCTCCACGCGCAACGGCACGGTCACCGAGGACGTCCAGCACTGCGATTGA